The following coding sequences are from one Lolium rigidum isolate FL_2022 chromosome 6, APGP_CSIRO_Lrig_0.1, whole genome shotgun sequence window:
- the LOC124664323 gene encoding LEAF RUST 10 DISEASE-RESISTANCE LOCUS RECEPTOR-LIKE PROTEIN KINASE-like 2.1 — protein sequence MYSQKQKLSLFILPKQTANKSSMEEMIRRYGPLAPKRYRYSEVKKMTSSFKNKLGEGGYGTVYRGSLQDGCAVAVKLLKGSKGNVDEFLNEVISIGRTSHVNIVGLLGFCLEGPKRALVYEYMANGSLEKYIYLENSDLVIEWEKLQQIAVGIARGLEYLHQGCSARIIHFDIKPQNILLNQDFCPKIADFGLAKLCHLKDSILSIAEARGTIGFIAPEVFSRGFGVVSTKSDVYSYGMMLLEMVGGRVNKERENTKNSSDAYFPNWIYDNIAEQVQSCEVICDLEEDMRKMTLVGLWCIQTNPGHRPSMSKVIDMLEKNINELEMPPKPFLSRPSIPSYLLCHTSHDNS from the coding sequence ATGTACAGCCAGAAGCAAAAGCTAAGTCTATTCATCCTTCCAAAGCAGACTGCGAACAAATCAAGCATGGAAGAAATGATAAGAAGATATGGACCTTTGGCTCCGAAAAGGTACAGGTACTCGGAGGTGAAGAAAATGACTAGCTCTTTCAAGAATAAACTTGGTGAAGGTGGATATGGCACAGTATATAGAGGTAGCTTACAAGATGGTTGTGCGGTTGCCGTCAAGCTCCTAAAAGGTTCTAAAGGCAATGTAGATGAGTTTCTAAACGAGGTAATCAGCATCGGTAGGACATCACATGTCAACATTGTCGGTCTACTTGGTTTTTGTTTAGAAGGACCTAAGCGAGCCCTTGTTTACGAGTACATGGCCAATGGTTCATTGGAGAAGTATATTTACTTGGAGAATTCTGATCTGGTCATTGAATGGGAAAAGTTACAGCAAATAGCAGTTGGAATTGCTCGAGGATTGGAATATTTGCATCAAGGATGTAGCGCACGCATCATCCATTTTGATATCAAGCCTCAAAATATCCTTCTAAATCAAGATTTTTGCCCCAAAATTGCAGATTTTGGTTTAGCAAAACTGTGTCACCTCAAGGATAGCATCCTCTCTATTGCTGAAGCAAGAGGTACCATTGGATTCATTGCTCCAGAAGTATTCTCTAGAGGTTTTGGTGTCGTTTCCACAAAGTCAGATGTTTATAGCTATGGAATGATGCTCCTAGAAATGGTAGGAGGAAGGGTAAATAAAGAAAGAGAGAATACTAAGAACTCAAGTGATGCATATTTTCCAAACTGGATTTATGACAATATAGCAGAACAGGTGCAAAGTTGTGAAGTCATCTGCGACCTTGAAGAGGACATGCGAAAGATGACCTTAGTTGGCCTGTGGTGCATACAAACTAACCCTGGGCACCGTCCTTCGATGAGCAAAGTGATCGATATGTTGGAAAAGAACATCAATGAATTGGAGATGCCGCCAAAGCCGTTCCTTTCACGTCCCTCGATCCCGTCATATTTGTTGTGTCATACAAGTCATGATAACTCGTAA